A window of the bacterium HR17 genome harbors these coding sequences:
- the nucS gene encoding Endonuclease NucS, giving the protein MSKPNYFLVAVSTCQHLELCLKYAIAGFSNSVAGAWTFVEIQEGDFVSFLHAARAFNLYEVTRKEAIVEFEKMPPWPSVAFRDSRKPYLFPFRLYLRPIREFCEPLVRPEFAYVAENLLLRAGYRKTHFQADQTTLQNVSQMGSLWNGDIQPLETPPHTTFEPKFTPDKKMERVPFVCHFQESILQAAIKRWLSDRGNFTKFLSMIGFEDLSPDELEVLGEKALSYGHVDILIKDRVPIAQARKIAVEVKREHAQPRDLRQLRGYIDELGSECIGGVLIANSFSKSVIREAPKRNIRLVRYELRLDWRSPKKFSEILAGLRMEALP; this is encoded by the coding sequence ATGTCCAAGCCTAACTACTTCCTCGTTGCTGTCTCAACTTGCCAGCACTTGGAACTGTGTTTGAAATATGCGATAGCGGGCTTTTCCAACTCCGTTGCAGGGGCATGGACATTCGTTGAAATTCAAGAGGGTGATTTTGTTTCCTTCCTTCACGCAGCCCGCGCTTTTAACCTGTATGAGGTCACGCGTAAAGAGGCAATTGTTGAGTTTGAAAAAATGCCGCCTTGGCCATCTGTTGCGTTCCGAGACTCAAGGAAGCCGTATTTGTTCCCTTTCCGACTCTACCTGCGTCCCATTCGTGAATTCTGTGAACCGTTAGTTCGCCCAGAGTTCGCTTATGTCGCAGAGAACTTGCTCTTGCGAGCAGGTTATCGCAAAACTCACTTTCAAGCCGACCAAACGACTCTGCAAAATGTTTCACAAATGGGTTCGTTATGGAACGGAGACATTCAACCTTTGGAGACGCCCCCTCACACAACTTTTGAACCGAAATTCACACCCGACAAAAAGATGGAGCGGGTGCCGTTCGTCTGCCATTTTCAAGAGAGCATACTGCAAGCAGCAATCAAGCGCTGGTTGTCTGACCGAGGCAACTTTACCAAATTTTTGTCAATGATTGGCTTTGAAGACCTCTCGCCTGACGAACTTGAAGTGCTTGGCGAAAAGGCTCTGTCTTACGGACATGTTGACATCCTGATCAAGGACAGAGTTCCAATCGCTCAAGCGCGAAAAATCGCCGTTGAAGTCAAGAGGGAACATGCACAGCCAAGGGACTTAAGGCAATTGAGGGGCTACATAGATGAGTTAGGAAGTGAATGTATTGGTGGCGTTTTGATTGCTAATTCCTTCTCCAAATCCGTCATCCGTGAAGCCCCAAAGCGAAACATCCGCTTAGTTCGCTACGAACTCCGCCTTGACTGGCGATCACCCAAAAAGTTCTCGGAAATTCTGGCAGGACTGAGGATGGAAGCATTGCCATGA
- the pyrB gene encoding Aspartate carbamoyltransferase produces MTEPKTLSSLVELPKPRFRHLLGIEPLEAWEIWSFLHAAAFFKTHLQASQPLVSIPQLQSKSLVTLFYEPSTRTRTSFEMAARKLGMGVTHIAVAAASVAKGESLKDTVLTFYALGYDAFVIRHSHSGAPHFVARVLEERAHQTNGKTPSVLNAGDGMHEHPTQALLDLLTMWEVFGRIEGLKVAFVGDILHSRVARSGMWALLKLGAEVRFVGPPTMVPEEFAAFGVRICKTLPEAVSDVDVVYLLRLQLERQQAGLFPSVNEYHRLFGMDLRKLHDLCPQALVMHPGPMNRGVEIASDLADSEKARILDQVTNGVAVRMAVLWLLLSEH; encoded by the coding sequence ATGACCGAACCGAAAACGCTATCGTCACTCGTGGAGTTGCCGAAACCGCGCTTCCGCCACTTGCTTGGAATTGAACCGCTGGAAGCGTGGGAGATTTGGTCTTTCCTTCACGCTGCCGCCTTCTTCAAAACCCACCTTCAAGCCAGTCAACCTTTAGTCTCCATCCCACAACTTCAAAGCAAATCCCTCGTTACCCTCTTTTACGAACCGAGCACTCGGACACGAACCTCTTTTGAAATGGCAGCCAGAAAGTTGGGCATGGGCGTCACTCATATCGCCGTTGCAGCGGCGAGTGTTGCCAAGGGCGAAAGTTTGAAAGACACCGTGCTGACATTTTACGCTCTCGGCTACGATGCCTTTGTCATCCGCCACTCTCACTCAGGCGCACCCCACTTCGTCGCCCGTGTTTTGGAAGAGAGAGCGCACCAAACCAACGGCAAAACCCCGTCAGTGCTCAACGCAGGTGACGGGATGCACGAACATCCAACTCAAGCCCTTCTGGATTTGCTGACCATGTGGGAAGTTTTTGGGCGCATTGAGGGCTTGAAGGTGGCTTTTGTCGGCGACATTTTGCACAGCCGTGTCGCTCGGTCAGGGATGTGGGCGTTGTTGAAGTTGGGTGCTGAAGTGCGGTTCGTCGGTCCGCCGACAATGGTGCCTGAAGAATTTGCCGCTTTCGGCGTCCGCATCTGCAAAACTTTGCCCGAAGCCGTTAGCGATGTTGATGTCGTCTACCTGCTTCGCCTTCAACTTGAGCGACAGCAAGCCGGTTTGTTCCCAAGCGTCAACGAGTATCACCGATTGTTCGGGATGGATTTGCGCAAACTTCACGACCTTTGCCCGCAAGCGTTGGTGATGCACCCTGGACCGATGAACCGAGGCGTGGAAATCGCATCCGACCTTGCCGACAGCGAAAAAGCCCGCATCCTTGACCAAGTCACCAACGGCGTCGCCGTCAGAATGGCAGTTTTGTGGCTGCTTTTGAGCGAACATTAG
- the panC gene encoding Pantothenate synthetase translates to MEVIERPDEMQRRALQWRREGKDIGFVPTMGYFHEGHLALMRRARQECDVVVVSIYVNPLQFGPREDFQRYPRDLPRDLRMAEAVGVDVAFVPKDEDMYPDGFQTFVEVTELARSLEGFYRPNHFRGVATVVVKLLNIVLPNKAYFGEKDFQQLRVVQRMVRDLNMPVEIVPCPTVREPDGLAMSSRNTYLSPAERQAATVLYRALQSADALFRNGERNTVKLKAQVWAVLSEEPTVFPQYVEIVDAETLQPVAHIERPAVVLLAAFVGAARLIDEWLLVP, encoded by the coding sequence ATGGAAGTCATTGAGCGCCCCGATGAAATGCAGCGACGGGCGTTGCAATGGCGCAGGGAAGGCAAAGACATCGGGTTCGTCCCGACGATGGGCTACTTCCACGAGGGGCATCTGGCGCTGATGCGCCGGGCGCGTCAAGAGTGCGATGTCGTTGTCGTCAGCATTTATGTCAACCCGCTGCAGTTTGGACCGCGCGAAGATTTTCAACGCTACCCGCGCGATTTGCCCCGTGACCTGCGGATGGCGGAAGCCGTTGGCGTGGATGTGGCGTTTGTCCCAAAGGATGAGGACATGTATCCTGACGGCTTCCAGACCTTCGTGGAGGTGACGGAATTAGCCCGCAGTTTGGAGGGCTTCTATCGCCCCAACCATTTTCGGGGTGTGGCGACGGTTGTCGTCAAACTGCTCAACATCGTTTTGCCCAATAAAGCCTACTTTGGTGAAAAGGACTTCCAGCAACTGCGGGTCGTCCAACGGATGGTGCGGGATTTGAACATGCCCGTTGAGATTGTCCCATGCCCGACGGTGCGTGAACCCGATGGTCTAGCGATGAGCAGTCGCAACACTTACCTGAGCCCGGCTGAGCGGCAGGCGGCGACGGTGCTTTACCGCGCGCTGCAGAGCGCTGACGCACTGTTCCGAAACGGTGAACGCAATACGGTGAAACTGAAGGCGCAGGTGTGGGCGGTGCTTAGCGAAGAGCCGACAGTGTTCCCGCAATATGTGGAAATCGTGGACGCTGAGACGCTACAACCCGTCGCGCACATAGAGCGTCCGGCAGTCGTCTTGCTGGCGGCGTTCGTCGGTGCAGCGCGGTTGATTGATGAATGGCTGTTAGTTCCGTGA
- the prfB gene encoding Peptide chain release factor 2 codes for MPFDLAAKRRRIAELEQMVNDPNLWNDPPRAAQLTRELGQLRDEVERWERLQQRLQTVVELAELAMASDDESVEPELAKELATAEREFRDLEITALLSDEHDRSNAILSITPGAGGTDAQDWAEMLARMYRRWAERHGFDFEVLDYTEGKEAGIKSFTALVKGDYAYGLLKTERGVHRLVRISPFDASKSRHTSFAAVDVIPEIGENIKVDIREEDLEIETFRSSGPGGQHMQKNETAVRILHKPTGIVVTCQSERSQHRNKEVALQILKARLYELERRKREEELAQLRGELPEISFGSQIRSYVLHPYKLVKDLRTDVETSDVESVLDGDLDAFIYAALKQHAKARR; via the coding sequence ATGCCCTTTGACTTGGCAGCAAAGCGCCGTCGCATCGCCGAGTTAGAGCAGATGGTCAACGACCCCAACCTTTGGAACGACCCGCCCCGCGCGGCGCAACTGACCCGTGAACTCGGACAGTTGCGCGACGAGGTGGAACGCTGGGAGCGCTTGCAGCAGCGGTTGCAAACTGTCGTTGAGTTGGCGGAACTGGCGATGGCTAGCGACGACGAAAGCGTTGAGCCTGAATTGGCAAAAGAGTTGGCGACTGCCGAACGGGAGTTCCGCGATCTGGAAATCACCGCATTGCTCTCCGATGAGCACGACCGCAGCAATGCCATTTTGTCCATCACGCCCGGCGCAGGGGGAACAGATGCCCAAGATTGGGCGGAAATGTTGGCGCGCATGTATCGCCGTTGGGCGGAACGGCACGGCTTTGACTTTGAAGTCCTGGATTACACCGAGGGCAAAGAAGCGGGTATCAAAAGTTTTACGGCGTTGGTCAAAGGCGATTACGCCTACGGCTTGCTCAAGACGGAACGGGGTGTTCATCGCCTGGTGCGTATCTCGCCCTTTGATGCCAGCAAAAGCCGCCACACTTCTTTCGCGGCGGTGGATGTCATCCCTGAAATCGGCGAGAACATCAAGGTGGACATCCGCGAGGAGGACTTGGAGATTGAGACCTTCCGCTCGTCAGGACCGGGCGGGCAGCACATGCAAAAGAACGAGACTGCTGTCCGCATCTTGCACAAGCCGACCGGCATCGTCGTGACCTGCCAGTCGGAACGCAGCCAGCACCGCAACAAGGAAGTCGCCCTGCAAATCCTTAAGGCACGCCTCTACGAGTTGGAGCGACGCAAGCGGGAAGAGGAATTGGCGCAGTTACGCGGCGAACTGCCTGAAATCAGTTTCGGCAGCCAAATCCGCAGTTATGTCTTGCACCCTTACAAACTCGTCAAAGACCTACGCACCGATGTGGAGACGAGCGATGTGGAAAGCGTGTTAGACGGCGACTTGGACGCCTTCATCTACGCCGCTCTCAAGCAGCACGCCAAAGCCCGCCGCTGA
- the glmU_1 gene encoding Bifunctional protein GlmU: MDERLTPQHYFDLSEFAHRDLFAGVQRVWEVIPRIGDYVRAIVTPDIRGTVMDGAFVSGQVFVGEGTVVEPGACIFGPAYIGKNCTVRSGAYVRGDVVTGDGVVLGHASEFKNCVLMDGAQCPHFNYVGDSILGRRSHLGAGVIVSNLKISRDEIVVRLGDTEYPTGLQKFGVILGDESEIGCNAVINPGTLVGRGCLAYPLTSLRGYYPPRSVIKLRQHLEAVQRR, translated from the coding sequence ATGGACGAACGCTTAACGCCACAGCATTACTTTGACCTGAGCGAATTTGCCCATCGGGACCTGTTTGCTGGTGTGCAGAGGGTGTGGGAGGTCATCCCGCGCATTGGCGACTATGTGCGTGCCATCGTCACGCCCGACATTCGGGGCACGGTGATGGACGGCGCGTTTGTAAGCGGGCAAGTGTTTGTCGGCGAAGGGACAGTCGTTGAGCCAGGAGCGTGCATTTTCGGTCCCGCTTACATCGGCAAAAACTGCACCGTACGGTCGGGGGCATATGTTCGGGGTGATGTGGTGACGGGCGACGGTGTTGTGCTGGGACATGCCAGCGAGTTCAAAAACTGTGTCCTGATGGACGGCGCCCAATGTCCCCACTTCAACTATGTCGGCGACTCCATCTTGGGCAGGCGCAGCCACCTCGGTGCAGGCGTCATCGTCTCTAACTTGAAAATTTCTCGCGACGAAATTGTCGTGCGCCTCGGTGACACCGAATATCCGACGGGGCTACAAAAGTTCGGCGTCATCTTGGGCGATGAATCAGAAATCGGCTGCAACGCCGTTATCAACCCCGGCACGCTTGTCGGGCGGGGTTGTTTGGCGTATCCGTTGACCTCGTTGCGGGGTTACTACCCGCCTCGTTCGGTCATCAAATTGCGCCAGCATCTAGAAGCCGTTCAGCGCCGTTAG